The segment CACCAAGGTGGTTTTGGGAATACCGTATTTTTTAGCTGCAGCCTTAACGCCGATCTGGCCACTTTCGATTTCCTGTAGGATGGCGAATTTCTCCGACGCACTATATTGTTTATTAGGCATGAAAAAAACTCCCTTTACAGCAGCAGGTTTTATTATTTCACCTGTCTACCTTAAGGGGAGCATATCAGCTTGGGGGCAGCCCCGTCGGCAGCCTGTTCCATCCTATTCCCGGGCAGCTTATTTTCCGGCAACCCGCGCAACGCGCACATACCCCCGGCCGACGAGAATATATTGATATAACAAGCCCTTGCGCAAGCAATCAACGGAGGAGGCGTTGCCGGTGTCCGAACCGTTATATATCGTGTCCCGCGAAGATTGGTCGCTGCACCGCAAAGGGTACCAGGACCAGACCCGGCATCAGGAGAAGGTGCGGGAAACCATGAAGCAAAATTTGCCCGATCTCGTCACCGAAGAGAACATCATTATGTCGAGCGGCCGCCAGATCATTAAAGTCCCGATCCGAAGCCTGGACGAATACCGGTTCCGCTACAACTACAACAAATCGAAGCATGTGGGGCAGGGCGACGGCGACAGCAAGGTGGGAGACGTGCTCGGCGTCGATCCGGAATCCGGCGCGCCCGGCAAAGGCGAAGGGGCCGGCGATCAGGCGGGAGAAGACTACTACGAAGCGGAGATCAGCCTCGAGGAGCTGGAGGCGATGCTGTTCGAGGAGCTGGAGCTGCCCCATCTGGAGCAGAAGGAAAAGGATCAGATGATCGTCGAAGAAATCGAATTCCGCGACATCCGCAAAAAAGGCATCTTGGCCAACATCGACAAAAAAAGAACGATACTCGAAAACCTGCGGCGCAACTCCCGCCAAGGACAGCCCGGCATCCACCACATTACGCCGGACGACCTGCGCTTCAAGACATGGGAGGAAGTCGTACGGCCGCAATCGAACGCGCTTATTCTCGCCATGATGGACACAAGCGGCTCCATGGGCCAATTCGAGAAATACGTGGCGCGCAGCTTTTTCTTCTGGATGACCCGGTTTTTGCGCACGAAATACGAGCGGGTCGAGATCGTGTTTATCGCCCATCATACCGAGGCCAAAGAGGTGACGGAGGAGGAGTTTTTCACGAAAGGCGAGAGCGGGGGCACCATCTGTTCGTCCGCCTATCAGCTGGCGATCGACCTGATCGACAAACGTTATCCTCCGCGCCATTACAACATTTATCCGTTCCATTTCTCCGACGGTGACAATCTGACAAGCGACAACGACCGCTGCGTCAAGCTGATCGAGCAACTGCTCGCCCGCTGCAACATGTTCGGTTACGGCGAGGTAAACCAATATAACCGCTCCAGCACGCTGATGTCGGCTTACCGGCACGTCAAGCACGAGAGGTTCCAGCCGTGCATGATCCGGGAGAAAGGCGAAGTCTACAAGGCGCTCAAAACGTTTTTCGGCAAAAAAACGTCGTGATACGGCCGGCAAAAAAATAAACCCGCCTCCTTCGCGCGAACGGGGCGGGTTTTTCGCATGCGGCCCGAAGCCGACCGGAACCAGGAGCTTCCCCGCCGCCGGCTTGCGGCCCTGTCGGGAGAGCGTGCCGGCCTTCGCGTTTACGCCGTCATCCCGATGTCATGCTGGCCGATAATCAGCGTCTGCGGTTCGAGATACGCCCTGAACACGCGGGCTTCCTGGGTCAAGTCGATTTCGATGTCGACCACCTTGTAGCGCACCGTGCGGTTCTCCCTCTTGTCGTAAACCACGCTGAATTCGCGCAATCCGACCGGATACGTGGCGACCGACCAGCCGATCGCCAGCGATGTCGAAGGAACCGTGCCATGCTCAAACCATGTTTCGGTCAAAATCTCGTTGTTCATGTCCACGATCGTTACCCGCTGCAAAATAACCGTCTGCATCCTCTCGTCTCCTTTGTCGCGTCATGGCGATACTTGGCATTAAGTATACCATATTTCGACAGACGTTAAAGAGAGGTACGGCGGGTTTATTCCTCTTCGCGGGCGGATCGCCGCTTTCGGATCGCGTCGGGCTACTCCTCCAGTTTCTCGCAGGCCGCGTCGACCAGGGCGTCGAACCAATCGTCGTTGCGCTCGATTTCCTCTTCCACCCAAGCGATGTCGGACTCCTTGCCCGGCTCCCGGGCGAACAGGAGATTATACTCCCAATCCCGGCCATCCTCGCTGTACAGCGTCATTTCATACGGCTTCGCGTGGCCCTTCACTTCGAAAATCACGCGCCCGACGTAGCCTTCGCCGGGTTCCCGCTTCATTGACGCTTCCCATATGTTCAATTCCGCTGCCATCGGCTATCCCCCGTATTCCTTCAGGTTTGTCCATGTTCGTATCCATTGTAAGAAAAATCCGAACCGAAGTCCAACCGGCCGCCGGCGCAACGCCGACCGCCCGGAAGCTCCGGGACCTGGGACTTTCGCTGAGGACCCGGTTTTGGTAGGATACTCATATGGACAAGCTTTACGGAAAACGGAAAGGGGAGCCCCTATGTCTGTCATCGTCGTATACGATTTGGAATTCGCGATGTCGCAGCATCGCAGACAACCTTCCGATATTATGGAGATCGGCGCCGTCAAGGTTGTGAAAGGCGAAAACGGATGGACGCTTGGCGATACGTTCCAGACGCTTGTTCGCCCCGTACAGAAGATGACGGTGTCCTCCGACGTGAGGCAACTGACGGGCATCACGCTGGACGAGCTGGCGAAGGCGCCTTCGCTGCGGGACTCGCTCGAAGCGTTCCGCCGCTGGCTCTCCGCCGACCCGGCCGCCGAATACCTCGCCGCCTGGGGCCCGGACGACAAGTGGATGCTGCTGACCCAATGCCGCAAGGAAAATATTCCGTACGACTGGATTCGCAACCATAACGACCTGCAGAAGCCGATCTCGCGCATGATGGGACTTCCCGGCAACAAGAAGGCGGGCTTGGCCCGTGCGCTGGAATGGGCGGGCTTGACCGCCGAAGGGCGTGCGCACCGGGCATTGGACGACGCCATCAACACGGCCCGGCTTGCGTTGTCCCGCATCGGCGAGCTGGAGTTCGAACGGAACGAGCCGGACGAAGACCTCGTCTACGCCACGAAAGTCGTGTACTCTTCGGCGGACGATTCGTCGGAGGAAGATGATCCGGCGGCCTCGTCGCCGTTCGCCGGCCTTGCGGCGCTGTTCGGCACGCAGAACCGGGGCTAAAGCAACAAGCCGGCTCCCCGAATGTTTGCCGCCTCCCGGCGGTTGGACCCTGCGGCTCCTTCAGGAGCGCAGGGTCTATTTTTGCATGGGGGGGCTGGAAGGACCGGTTACAGCCGGCCGTTCGCCTTGGCGCAGGCGATAATCCGCCTGAACATGCGTTTATCCTTCAACCGGTTAAAAATATACGGATCGGGACGCGTATTCACTTCCAGCACCCACGGATGCAGCTTGCGGTCCAGAGCGACGTCGACGCCGACCTCCCTCACGCCGGGGAACACCTTCCCCATCTGCCGGGCGATATTCAGTCCGAGCGTTCGCAGACGGGCGATTTGGCGCTCCCTTGCCGTCCGATCCGGCAGATGCGGCGAGAGGAGCGCGCCCACCGGCGTGGGCGTTCCCCGATCGTGGAAATTCGTGACGATCCGGCTCGGGTGGGCGACCCGCCCGATGATGCCGGTCGTCTCCCAATGGCCCTCCGGATTATGCTGCACCATGACGCGCAGGTCGAACGGCCGATTCCGGTACTTCAGCATACGAATCCCCTGCTGCGCCAGATACTTCCTTTTGACGCGGGAACGGAGCACCGAGGCGTACAGCCCGTCGAACGAACCGAACGACGCCGACCTGGAGAGGATCTGGTAGCGGTAAGCCGTTCGCGCGCCGATCCGCAGCTTCTCCGTTCTCATAACGCCTCGGCCCCCTGTGCCGAAGTCCGGCTTGACATACGCCATGCCGTAACGGTCCAGCAAGCTTCTTAACGAGGTACGGCTCAGAACCGCCGTCTCCGGAACATACCGGCGCAAGTCGGCGCTGCGCAAAAGCGCCTTTGTCTTCACCCACTTGCTGCCGATATATCGCGGCCGGATTTTCCGATGGGCGATCAACGCCCTTGCGCGCTTGATCATACACTCCCACTCCTCCCGGCGGACCCGCCGCCGTACAATTTGATCAGCTTTGCCGCCGTGCCGTTCCAGCCGAACCGGCGGATCGCATCCCGGCGCGCCTGCCTGGCCATTCGCATCGCTCCCGCCGGATCGCGCGCGATGCGCAGCAACTGGGCGGCGAAGGCGGCCGGGTTCCGGTATTCGCGCACGAGCAGACCGTTAACGCCGTGGCGCACAATCTCGGGAATGCCCCCGATGCGGGAAGCGACCAGGGGTGTGCCCGACGCCATCGCTTCGACGTTGACGAGGCCGAACGCCTCATGCCCCTGCGACGGGCAGACGAAGCAGTCGCCCGCCCAGTAGAACCGGTGCATGTTCCGGCGCGAGACGTAGCCTTGGAAGCGGGCGGGAACGCCGAGCGACCTCGCCAGCCGCTTCAGCTCCGAGATATAACCCGGCTTGCCCGTTCCTCCGGCGATCAGGAGCTTCGCCGCCGGCACCGAGCG is part of the Paenibacillus thermoaerophilus genome and harbors:
- the yhbH gene encoding sporulation protein YhbH; the encoded protein is MSEPLYIVSREDWSLHRKGYQDQTRHQEKVRETMKQNLPDLVTEENIIMSSGRQIIKVPIRSLDEYRFRYNYNKSKHVGQGDGDSKVGDVLGVDPESGAPGKGEGAGDQAGEDYYEAEISLEELEAMLFEELELPHLEQKEKDQMIVEEIEFRDIRKKGILANIDKKRTILENLRRNSRQGQPGIHHITPDDLRFKTWEEVVRPQSNALILAMMDTSGSMGQFEKYVARSFFFWMTRFLRTKYERVEIVFIAHHTEAKEVTEEEFFTKGESGGTICSSAYQLAIDLIDKRYPPRHYNIYPFHFSDGDNLTSDNDRCVKLIEQLLARCNMFGYGEVNQYNRSSTLMSAYRHVKHERFQPCMIREKGEVYKALKTFFGKKTS
- a CDS encoding 3'-5' exonuclease yields the protein MSVIVVYDLEFAMSQHRRQPSDIMEIGAVKVVKGENGWTLGDTFQTLVRPVQKMTVSSDVRQLTGITLDELAKAPSLRDSLEAFRRWLSADPAAEYLAAWGPDDKWMLLTQCRKENIPYDWIRNHNDLQKPISRMMGLPGNKKAGLARALEWAGLTAEGRAHRALDDAINTARLALSRIGELEFERNEPDEDLVYATKVVYSSADDSSEEDDPAASSPFAGLAALFGTQNRG
- a CDS encoding YheC/YheD family protein, whose translation is MIKRARALIAHRKIRPRYIGSKWVKTKALLRSADLRRYVPETAVLSRTSLRSLLDRYGMAYVKPDFGTGGRGVMRTEKLRIGARTAYRYQILSRSASFGSFDGLYASVLRSRVKRKYLAQQGIRMLKYRNRPFDLRVMVQHNPEGHWETTGIIGRVAHPSRIVTNFHDRGTPTPVGALLSPHLPDRTARERQIARLRTLGLNIARQMGKVFPGVREVGVDVALDRKLHPWVLEVNTRPDPYIFNRLKDKRMFRRIIACAKANGRL